In the Dyella humicola genome, ACCAGCACCGCGAAGACGATGTCGTACAGGGGCTCGCCCGGGGTCAACGCCTGGGTCAGTTCCTGCACCCAGCGCGCCGGGTGCCCAGCGCCAAACCAGGTCGCCGCGGTTGCCGGGAACAGCAGCAAGCTCGAGGCGAAGATCGGCGGAATTACACCCGCCATGTTGATCTTGAGCGGCAAATGCGAAGTCTGGTTCATGTAGGCCCGCTGCCCGCCGGAGCGCCGTGCGTAGTTCACGGTAATGCGCCGCTGGGCGCGCTCCATGAAGACCACGAACGCCGTCACTGCGAGAATCAGGCCCGCCACCATGATCATCTTGATCACGGACAGCTCGCCGTTGCTGGCCATGGTGAGCGTATGAGCCACCGCACCGGGCAGGCCGGAGACGATGCCGGCGAAGATCAGCAGCGAAATGCCGTTGCCGATACCGCGCTCGGTGATCTGCTCACCAAGCCACATCAGGAACATCGTGCCAGCCGTGAGGCCAACCACCGACGACATGATGAAACCCATGCCAGGCGTATACACCACCGGCGCGCCGCCCAGAGCGGTTTGCTTCTGCAACGCCATGGCGATGCTGAACGCCTGGAATGCCGCCAGACCCACCGTACCAAAGCGGGTGTAGGTGGTCATCTTGCGACGACCGGCCTCACCTTCCTTGCGCAGGGCCTGCAGGCTCGGGATCACCGAACCCATCATCTGCACCACGATGGATGCAGAGATGTAAGGCACCACGCCGAGCGCGAACACCGAGAAGCGTGCGAGCGAGCCACCCGAGAACATGTTGAACATGTTCATCAGGCCGCCGCCCTGCTCGATGAGGTTCGTCATGGCTTCCGGGTTGACGCCGGGAACCGGGATGAAGGAACCGAGACGGAAGACGATCAGCGCACCAATCACAAAGAAGATGCGCTGACGCAGTTCCGTCAGCTTGCCGAGCGATCCGAGCGATGTGCCCTGGGCTGACGCCACGTGATTACTCCACGCTGCCGCCGGCAGCTTCGATAGCTGCCTTGGCACCGGCCGTGGCGAGCACGCCGGAAAGCTTGACCGCACGGCCGATTTCGCCCTTGGCGACGACCTTGACCTTCTTCGCGCGGCTGTCGATGAGACCGGCCTGATGCAGGACGATCGCGTCGATCACGTCAGCCTTGAGGGAGGCGAGCTGGTACAGGAACACTTCCTGGCTCTCGGCCTTCTTCAGCGAACGGAAACCGACCTTCGGCAGGCGGCGCTGCAGCGGCATCTGACCGCCTTCGAAACCGTACTTGTGGGTACCGCCCGCGCGAGCGTGCTGACCCTTGTGACCGCGACCAGCGGTCTTGCCCAGGCCCGAACCGATACCGCGACCCACGCGCAGGCGGGTCTTGCGGGAACCGGCGGCCGGCTTGATGTCATTAAGACGCATGATGCTTACTCCTCAACCCGCACGAGGTAATAGACCGTATTGATCAAGCCACGCACCTGCGGGCTGTCCTTCAATTCACGGACATCGTTGAGCTTGTTCAGGCCGAGCGCCTTCACGCTCAAGCGATGACGGCTCTGCACACCGCGCAGGCCCTTGACCAGGCGCACGCGCACGGTGGCGGCG is a window encoding:
- the secY gene encoding preprotein translocase subunit SecY, which gives rise to MASAQGTSLGSLGKLTELRQRIFFVIGALIVFRLGSFIPVPGVNPEAMTNLIEQGGGLMNMFNMFSGGSLARFSVFALGVVPYISASIVVQMMGSVIPSLQALRKEGEAGRRKMTTYTRFGTVGLAAFQAFSIAMALQKQTALGGAPVVYTPGMGFIMSSVVGLTAGTMFLMWLGEQITERGIGNGISLLIFAGIVSGLPGAVAHTLTMASNGELSVIKMIMVAGLILAVTAFVVFMERAQRRITVNYARRSGGQRAYMNQTSHLPLKINMAGVIPPIFASSLLLFPATAATWFGAGHPARWVQELTQALTPGEPLYDIVFAVLVITFAFFYTAIVFNSQETADNLKRSGALIPGIRPGRSTADYIDNVMTRLTGVGALYLVLVCLVPSFMQKAWHVPFYFGGTSLLIVVVVVMDFTAQVQAHLVSHQYESLLKKANLRRN
- the rplO gene encoding 50S ribosomal protein L15, with the translated sequence MRLNDIKPAAGSRKTRLRVGRGIGSGLGKTAGRGHKGQHARAGGTHKYGFEGGQMPLQRRLPKVGFRSLKKAESQEVFLYQLASLKADVIDAIVLHQAGLIDSRAKKVKVVAKGEIGRAVKLSGVLATAGAKAAIEAAGGSVE
- the rpmD gene encoding 50S ribosomal protein L30, with protein sequence MAKNNETAATVRVRLVKGLRGVQSRHRLSVKALGLNKLNDVRELKDSPQVRGLINTVYYLVRVEE